In Dethiosulfovibrio peptidovorans, the genomic stretch ACCCCAGTCCATCCAGCGAACAGACACACCAAACCAGCAGTCCCGCACAAAAAAGCCACCACCCAAGGGAGTCGAAACCGATCACTCACTGAGTATTGGACGGTCCCATCAGGAAACCGGTCCACCAAAAGGACATACCTTCGGTTGGGATACAGGGCCAGAGAACTTCCCTCCAGCTGCTCAACAAGTATCGATTTCTGAGAGCCCCTTTGCTCTCCCGTCAGATACGTGACAGCCACATCAAAATGTCGAGTACACCATTGAGAATCTCCCTTCTTTGAGATTTCCTGATCGGTCATGGGCCCCCCCCGACAGGACTGAAGTTCGACGATCCATCCGTCGTCATGGTTCCACCGCCGGATGACGACCTCTCCTGAGAGATAGCCAATTCCCCCAGAGACCATGATCACCAACATCACTCCCACGATCCATCGAGTCCATCGTCGCTTATCAACCACGTCTCCATCTCCTTTTACAAACCATGTCTGTGGATATATCAGTTTACCACCCAATGAGCAAACCTCTACTTGACGGAAAGCATATTTGAAAATATGATCATATATGAACCTACAGAATAGGAGGAGTATTGATGACCAACAACAGAGCATTTCTGGAGGATCTCGCCTCCATGTTCAAAGCCCTGAGCGATCCAACGAGGCTTGGCATGACTTTGGCACTCATGGATGGCGAAATGTGTGTCTCTGATCTGGCCGCGTCCATGGAGATCAGCGACTCATCAGCATCCCATCACCTGCGTACCCTCCGCCAGCTCGGTGTGGTTAAACGTAGAAGAGAGGGGCAGAAACTCCATTATTCTCTGGATGACCATCACGTGTTTCTGATCCTGACCATCGGTCTGGAACATCAAGAGCATCAGAGGAGGGACGAAGCATGATATTCGTCACAACCGTATTTCGAGAATCTCTGGATATGTTCCTGGATACGGCACCCTACATGCTTTTCGGGGTAGCCATCAGCGGGCTGATTAAAGCCTTCATCGAACCCGAATGGGTCCAGCGATTCATGGGCGGCAGGGGTTTCGCACCAGTGGCCAGGGCCTCTTTGGTCGGAATTCCCCTGCCTCTGTGTTCCTGCGGAGTCATACCAGCGGCAGTTGCCCTTAAAAAACAGGGGGCATCAGCCAACGCCGTCACCGCCTTCCTCATCTCTACTCCAGAATCGGGTGTCGATTCCATCGCTATGAGCTATGCCCTGCTCGACCCCATCATGACCGTCGCTCGTCCCATTGTTGCCTTCATGTCTGCCACCGTAGCTGGTATCCTTGCGGTGTTCTTTGGAGGAGCTGAAACAACGGAAGAAGCGTTGATCCATCCGTTCGAATGCGGCCATGATCACCACCATCACCACGAACACCACAACGATAACGAACACACATCGAACAGGCATGCCCTTTTGCAACGGCTGAGAAATGGTTTGGACTTTGCTGTTTTTGACGTATGGGGAGACCTCGCCAAGACGTTCTTTGTCGGAGTGATCTTTTCGGGGCTCATCGCCGCCACCGTACCTGAACACTTTCTGGAGACTGCCCTGGGCGGAGGTCTGGGCTCCATGGTTCTCATGTCACTCGTTGGAATTCCTATCTACATATGCGCTACGGCATCGACACCTCTGGCTGCTGCGCTCATCATGAAGGGAGTCTCTCCAGGGGCAGCCCTTGTCTTCCTCCTCGCAGGCCCCGCTACCAATGTCTCAGCTCTTCCCATGCTTTACAAGGTCCTGGGATCCAGACGAATGCTCATCTATCTGAGCTCTATCTTTGCTGTTTCCATACTCTCAGGGTTAGCTCTGGATGCTCTCTACATTACGCTCGGTCTGTCAGCCCAAAGTACCATTGGCAAAAACACCGAAGCCCTGCCTCCCTGGGTACAATGGGCGACCGCTACGGCCTTACTTATCTTTTGGGCCATGGCAATCGCTAAAAGGTATAGAGAAGATAAGGAGCTTGATCCAAGAAATGAAAAGGCCGACATTTTAAGTAAGAAAAATACTTTTTAAGGAGGAAATATCTCATGCAGATCGACCGAGGGACCCCTCATCAGCCACCTCAGACAACAACAGAGGAACTTCTGGAGAAACTCCGGGAGGTCAAGAAAAACGTTGTCAAGACTTCGACCGACATGCTCGATATACACCACGAGATCGTCAAAAAAGGACAGAAAGAACGAAAGGCCTACTACCAAAAGAAAGACCTCGTCGAAAAGACGGCTACCCGAAAAGATCAGCAAAAGGAGCTGTTCGATGAGAACATGGAGATTCGTCGACAGCGAGAAAAATTCTTTGCTGAACGTCATCTGGAGAGGGAAAGCGAACGAAGAAAACTCACCGGAAAAAAATCGTAAAAAGTGTTTGACAGCAACAACAAAAAGATGTATTCTATACCCAGTCAGGAAGTTAGCCAGAACGAACTCCCCTTCCGTTCTTTCCTGACACACTGTCAAATTCCCCCTCTCAATGCAGGAGCCCGGTTTTTTTCCGGGCTCCGCCTATTTAGACATCAGGAGGCGTCTCTCTGATGGAGATTTTTTGTCACCACGTGTACGAGTACTGGAAGGGCTTGCGGAACCTTATTCTTCATACGGCTCCTCTTTCCGATCTTCCCGCTATCGAGCACAAGCTCCGGCATTATTCCATAGCGTACGTGGTCCATCACATCGGACATGACAGAATCAACGTCTTTTTTGGTCATCCTGACTGCATCGCCGTGGTTCAAAAATTCGGAACCACCGACCTCTCCAAGCTTAACGACGAGCAGGACTTTATCCTGGGCATCATGTTGGGTTATGACCGAATGAAACAATGTGCCCGATATTTGAAGAAACGATCAGAGCGAGAGGCCCTGATCGGCTAATAGCAGCGTTCTTTATGCCATCACACACTCTCTCTCGACGAATATAATACAAAAAAGAGCGCTCCACGATTTTTCGTGGAGCGCTTTACTTTTTACGAGTATCCCGTCAGATTCGACGTTTATTTCATATCCCGGGCCTGAACCCAGATAACGGCATCCTTGCCCAGTTCAGCACCCTTGTACTCCTCGGTGATGACACCCAGAGCGGCAAAGCCCCACCAGCCAGCCCGAGGCACCGCGTAGGCAAAGGTGCCACTGGCGTCAGCCATGATGGTCTGGGTGACGAAGCAATCCTGAGGAGCCTCGACCTCGGCCTTCTTAGCAAAACAGTTAGCCTTCATGTCGGGCATGTGGTTCAGGTACTCAACCTCGATCTCTGCGAAGGGAACGGGCTTACCGTCAGCCTTAACGATACCCCGGAAGACGTTGCCGGTCCACAGACCATAAGGCTTGTCCAGAGGCACGATTTCAGCGGGAAGCCCCAGCTCTTCGTTCCAGTCAGTGGGCAGCCCTGCCACGTTGACGACGACCTTCGTGCATTGCTGCATCCAAACGCCCTCGGACTCCTCAAAGTACGGTCCAGGAACCAAACCCAAAACAAAGTCACCCATTCCCTTCAAAGGAACCTTAGCCTCATAGCCCTTACCTGTGTTGGTAAGGCTGGTCCACATAAGAGGCTGAAGGGAACCTTTGAGATCGGTGATCTTGCCCTTGTGAAGCATGACAAACTTCTCCACATTGGACATATCCATGGTGTGACCAGCCTCAAAAGGATGGGTGAAAACGATTTTCACATCCAGAGTCTTCCCCTTGGTCAGAGCGCTCTCGGGGGTATAGATCATCTGAAAATGAGCGAAAGCGGGCAAGGCCAAGACACAGATCAAAGCACAGGCAAGCAGAAGAACTCCACGTTTATTCATTTTATCTCAACACTCCTCACAAAATAATCCCAGTGGGATTCATAAATGCCGGGGCATAAGCCCCGGCTCAGCTAACACGAGGCTACTGGATATCCTCTCCTTTGACGATGACCTGATGGCCTGGGCCAGCGTTGAACTCGACCTCGTAGGCCCCCTCAGGGACTTTAAAGGAG encodes the following:
- a CDS encoding transcriptional regulator, with product MTNNRAFLEDLASMFKALSDPTRLGMTLALMDGEMCVSDLAASMEISDSSASHHLRTLRQLGVVKRRREGQKLHYSLDDHHVFLILTIGLEHQEHQRRDEA
- a CDS encoding nickel transporter; the encoded protein is MNKRGVLLLACALICVLALPAFAHFQMIYTPESALTKGKTLDVKIVFTHPFEAGHTMDMSNVEKFVMLHKGKITDLKGSLQPLMWTSLTNTGKGYEAKVPLKGMGDFVLGLVPGPYFEESEGVWMQQCTKVVVNVAGLPTDWNEELGLPAEIVPLDKPYGLWTGNVFRGIVKADGKPVPFAEIEVEYLNHMPDMKANCFAKKAEVEAPQDCFVTQTIMADASGTFAYAVPRAGWWGFAALGVITEEYKGAELGKDAVIWVQARDMK